In Treponema sp. OMZ 798, the following proteins share a genomic window:
- a CDS encoding bifunctional oligoribonuclease/PAP phosphatase NrnA — protein sequence MSCNNCEVKKIKPISIAGKNAVMERVFELIYTKSSFLLLGHEHADEDCISSVVAFGLLLRKFGKTVNVFLEDHVPDNLSFFADICRYNSISLFVKDVTEVINPDVVVILDTPKPDMIASNDDIKFFLKDAAVPKVEIDHHFTADAGYSGDEDYRLTMRASSTCEIIGQMCLKLEHKPDILKKYGINDLYSRNIVLAMLTGMIGDAKMGNYLFKKRDKVFYDYFLKKFNGILSEQFNKGSGNISSVKEILELIEKLSDEDAKLYNEIMKNALYDGRIGTIILDEKQSEALSSGIDYNQFLGVIKRATDDIAEKAHGVGISAYFDPAEVSDKIQFRIRASGDVKGIDVRPILDEFNITDGGGHPGAIGFRFPRTEIKDLPGYVDKISKKVKTLIPQ from the coding sequence ATGAGTTGTAATAATTGTGAAGTTAAAAAGATAAAACCTATCAGTATTGCTGGAAAAAATGCGGTAATGGAAAGGGTTTTTGAGCTTATATATACCAAATCATCATTTTTGCTTTTAGGGCATGAGCACGCTGATGAGGATTGTATATCCTCGGTTGTGGCCTTCGGCTTGTTGTTGCGTAAATTCGGAAAGACGGTAAATGTGTTTTTGGAAGATCATGTACCCGACAATCTTTCTTTTTTTGCGGACATTTGCAGATACAATTCTATTTCGTTGTTTGTTAAAGATGTGACTGAGGTCATAAATCCTGACGTTGTCGTTATTTTGGATACTCCTAAGCCTGATATGATAGCTTCAAATGACGATATTAAATTTTTTTTAAAGGACGCTGCAGTTCCTAAGGTTGAGATAGATCATCATTTTACTGCAGATGCCGGCTATTCGGGAGATGAGGATTACCGGCTGACTATGAGGGCTTCAAGCACATGCGAAATCATAGGTCAAATGTGTTTAAAACTGGAACATAAGCCCGACATTCTTAAAAAATACGGTATAAACGATCTGTATTCCCGTAATATAGTTCTTGCCATGCTTACCGGCATGATAGGGGATGCAAAGATGGGGAACTATCTTTTTAAGAAGCGTGATAAGGTTTTTTATGATTACTTTTTAAAGAAATTTAACGGCATTCTCAGTGAGCAATTTAATAAGGGCTCAGGAAATATAAGCTCTGTTAAAGAAATATTGGAGCTCATAGAAAAGCTTTCAGACGAAGATGCCAAACTTTACAATGAGATAATGAAGAATGCTTTATATGACGGGCGTATAGGAACGATAATATTGGACGAAAAACAGTCTGAAGCCTTAAGTTCAGGAATTGATTATAATCAATTTTTGGGTGTCATAAAGAGGGCTACAGATGATATAGCAGAGAAGGCTCATGGAGTCGGTATATCGGCATACTTTGACCCGGCTGAAGTGTCGGATAAAATTCAATTTAGAATAAGAGCTTCCGGAGATGTAAAGGGAATTGATGTAAGGCCTATTTTAGATGAATTTAATATTACGGACGGCGGAGGCCATCCCGGTGCCATAGGCTTTAGGTTTCCCAGAACGGAAATCAAAGATCTTCCCGGCTATGTAGATAAAATTTCTAAAAAAGTTAAAACCCTTATTCCGCAATGA
- a CDS encoding epoxyqueuosine reductase QueH yields MTAQKINYDRLMQDTIKNLGSTDKTLLLHSCCAPCSSSVILKLAPFFKLTIFYYNSNIDTSEEYEKRAQEQRHLISIYNEEKLSSHRIEIIKEAYDPQEFREISQGLEDCPEGGERCMRCYLLRLKKTAERAKKEGFDFFSTTLSVSPLKNAEKLNSIGLSLETENCKWLPCDFKKRNGYLDSINLSKKYGLYRQDYCGCVYSKR; encoded by the coding sequence ATGACAGCTCAAAAAATAAACTATGACAGGCTGATGCAGGATACGATAAAAAATTTAGGTTCAACCGATAAAACTCTCCTGCTTCACTCCTGTTGTGCACCTTGCAGTTCTTCCGTTATCTTAAAGCTTGCTCCTTTTTTTAAACTGACTATTTTCTACTATAATAGTAATATCGATACTTCTGAAGAATATGAAAAAAGAGCCCAAGAGCAAAGGCATCTTATTTCCATATATAATGAAGAAAAGCTCTCATCTCACAGGATAGAAATAATAAAAGAGGCCTATGACCCGCAAGAATTCCGTGAAATTTCCCAGGGTTTGGAAGACTGTCCTGAAGGGGGTGAAAGATGTATGCGCTGCTACCTTTTAAGGCTGAAAAAAACTGCCGAAAGGGCTAAAAAAGAAGGTTTTGATTTTTTTTCCACAACCCTTTCCGTAAGTCCTCTAAAAAATGCGGAAAAACTTAACTCTATAGGTCTTTCCCTCGAAACCGAAAACTGTAAATGGCTTCCCTGTGATTTTAAAAAACGCAACGGCTACCTTGATTCCATAAATTTAAGTAAAAAATACGGCCTTTACAGGCAGGACTACTGCGGCTGCGTTTACTCCAAACGATAA
- a CDS encoding glycine/sarcosine/betaine reductase component B subunit: protein MKLELGIIPINDMKFGNKTAVNGTCLEVNKAELEALIKEDPLVTGVELHIAKPGDNTRIIPVKDVLEPRCKVEGSGVCFPGFFTGEEAVVGAGKTHVLKGAAVVTTGTVVGFQEGIIDMSGPGAEYTPFSKTVNLVVDCKIQDDVTRAIKEKALRLMGLKTARYLGEAAKNVKPASVETYETLPFVEQAKQYPNLPKVGYVYMLQSQGLLHDTYYYGIDVKQILPTIMYPTEVMDGAIVSGNCVSACDKNPTYVHQNSPIIHELYKRHGKDINFMGVIVTNENVTLADKERSSNLSAKLAEMLGCDAVIVSEEGFGNPDADLIMNCRKIEEKGIKTVLVTDEYAGQDGASQSLADSNPLGNAVVSNGNANAVVKLPPMKTIIGDVKQANVIAGAWDGSLHADGTIEAEIQVITGATNELGFWNLSARGI, encoded by the coding sequence GTGAAACTTGAATTAGGTATTATACCCATTAACGACATGAAATTTGGAAACAAAACAGCTGTTAATGGAACATGCCTTGAAGTAAACAAAGCTGAACTTGAGGCTCTTATCAAGGAAGATCCGCTTGTAACCGGTGTTGAATTGCACATTGCAAAGCCCGGCGATAACACCCGAATTATCCCTGTAAAAGATGTTCTTGAACCCCGATGTAAGGTAGAAGGCAGCGGAGTTTGCTTCCCCGGTTTCTTTACCGGCGAAGAGGCTGTTGTTGGAGCAGGTAAAACCCACGTATTGAAGGGTGCTGCTGTAGTTACAACCGGAACCGTTGTAGGTTTCCAGGAAGGTATCATCGACATGAGCGGCCCGGGTGCCGAATATACACCCTTCTCAAAGACCGTTAACCTCGTTGTTGATTGCAAGATCCAGGACGATGTTACCCGTGCTATCAAAGAAAAGGCCTTACGCCTTATGGGCTTAAAGACAGCCCGATATCTCGGAGAAGCTGCTAAAAACGTAAAACCCGCTTCTGTAGAAACCTACGAAACACTTCCCTTCGTAGAGCAGGCTAAGCAATATCCCAACCTTCCCAAGGTCGGATATGTTTACATGCTCCAGAGCCAGGGTCTTTTACACGACACCTACTACTACGGTATCGACGTAAAGCAGATTCTTCCCACAATCATGTACCCCACAGAAGTTATGGACGGTGCAATCGTAAGCGGTAACTGCGTTTCTGCCTGCGATAAAAACCCGACCTATGTTCACCAGAACAGCCCCATTATCCATGAACTCTATAAGAGACACGGAAAAGACATCAACTTCATGGGTGTAATCGTTACAAACGAAAACGTTACTCTTGCAGACAAGGAAAGATCTTCTAACCTTTCAGCAAAATTGGCCGAAATGCTCGGCTGCGATGCAGTTATCGTTTCTGAAGAAGGTTTCGGAAACCCCGATGCCGACTTGATCATGAACTGCCGCAAGATCGAAGAAAAGGGTATCAAGACCGTTCTCGTAACCGACGAATATGCCGGTCAAGACGGTGCAAGTCAGTCTCTTGCTGACTCAAACCCCTTAGGAAATGCAGTAGTTTCTAACGGAAACGCAAACGCTGTTGTAAAACTTCCCCCGATGAAGACCATCATCGGAGATGTAAAGCAGGCAAACGTTATTGCCGGTGCTTGGGACGGAAGTTTACATGCCGACGGAACAATCGAAGCTGAAATTCAGGTTATTACCGGTGCTACAAACGAGCTCGGATTCTGGAATCTTAGCGCAAGAGGAATATAA
- the grdB gene encoding glycine reductase complex selenoprotein B, translating into MSKVIVHYINQFFAGKGGEDMADYKPEVIDGTAGPGAGIQGALGDAGKIVKTIICGDNYFNEHEEECLAFVKKVLTDAKADLLIAGPGFNAGRYGMACGNAAKVAFELGIPAISGLYEENPGYDVFKAFMYTIKTGNSAVSMREAVPAIGALAKKILTGECICCPEKEGLLPRGVRQNYFAEERGAKRAVDMLIKKIKGEEFVTEYPMPVFDRVPPQPAVKDISKAKVALVTSGGVVPKGNPDHIEASNASHYGEYSIAGMAALSSADSETAHGGYDPTYCNANPNRVLPVDVLRDMEKEGKIGKLHDKYYTTVGNGTAVKRSKKFAEEFVQKLVNDGVQAVILTSTUGTCTRCGATMVKEIERHLPVVHIATVVPISKTVGANRIVPAVAIPHPLGDPKMNDADEKKLRRALVEKALKALETPVSEQTVF; encoded by the coding sequence ATGAGTAAAGTAATTGTTCATTATATCAATCAGTTCTTTGCCGGAAAGGGCGGAGAAGACATGGCTGACTACAAACCGGAGGTTATTGACGGAACAGCAGGTCCCGGTGCCGGAATTCAGGGCGCCTTGGGAGATGCGGGAAAGATCGTCAAGACCATTATCTGCGGTGATAACTATTTTAACGAGCACGAAGAAGAATGTTTAGCCTTTGTTAAAAAGGTTCTTACAGATGCAAAAGCAGACCTTCTTATTGCCGGTCCCGGATTCAACGCCGGACGATACGGTATGGCTTGCGGTAACGCAGCAAAGGTTGCCTTTGAGCTCGGTATCCCCGCTATTTCGGGTCTCTATGAAGAAAACCCCGGTTATGATGTATTCAAAGCCTTTATGTACACAATCAAGACAGGTAACTCTGCTGTAAGCATGAGAGAAGCCGTTCCTGCTATCGGAGCTTTGGCTAAAAAGATTTTAACAGGCGAGTGCATCTGCTGCCCCGAAAAAGAAGGTCTCTTACCCAGAGGCGTACGCCAAAACTACTTTGCAGAAGAAAGAGGTGCAAAGAGAGCTGTTGACATGCTCATCAAGAAGATTAAGGGTGAAGAGTTCGTAACGGAATATCCGATGCCCGTATTCGACAGAGTACCTCCTCAGCCTGCCGTTAAAGATATTTCCAAGGCAAAGGTTGCATTGGTAACATCAGGCGGTGTTGTCCCCAAGGGTAACCCCGACCACATCGAAGCTTCAAACGCTTCACACTACGGCGAATATTCAATCGCAGGTATGGCCGCTCTTTCATCAGCCGACAGCGAAACAGCTCACGGCGGATACGACCCCACCTATTGTAACGCAAACCCCAACCGAGTTCTTCCGGTAGACGTTTTGCGCGACATGGAAAAAGAGGGAAAGATCGGAAAGCTTCATGACAAGTACTATACAACGGTAGGAAACGGTACCGCTGTAAAGCGCTCAAAGAAATTTGCCGAAGAATTTGTTCAAAAACTTGTGAACGACGGAGTGCAGGCTGTAATTCTTACCTCCACGTGAGGCACATGTACTCGTTGCGGTGCAACGATGGTTAAAGAAATCGAGAGACATCTCCCGGTAGTACATATTGCAACTGTTGTTCCTATCTCAAAGACTGTTGGTGCAAACAGAATTGTGCCGGCCGTAGCTATTCCTCACCCGCTCGGTGATCCTAAAATGAACGATGCAGATGAGAAAAAACTCCGCCGCGCCCTTGTTGAAAAAGCATTAAAAGCTCTTGAAACACCCGTTTCCGAGCAAACCGTTTTTTAA
- a CDS encoding DNA topoisomerase IV subunit A → MDYIESLFNKNFLEYASYVIRDRAIPDLEDGLKPVQRRILHSLFEMDDGKFHKVANVIGHCMKYHPHGDASIGNALVVLASKELFIDTQGNFGNIFTGDEASAPRYIECRVNEFAKTIFYNPHITDYTVSYDGRNKEPLAFRAKLPVVLAIGAEGIAVGMSTKILPHNILEIIEAEKAFLSGKSFALFPDFPTGGLIDVSEYEDGLGKVLVRAKLDTSDEKRIVIRELPFGSTTESMINSIEAASKAGKVKISEISDYTGEKVEIELKLPRGVYSADVVDALYAFTECEQSIPCNLLVIKDNLPVQITVTDIIKYHAKQLVQILKDELEYEKAMLTDRLHLRTLERIFIEERIYKKIETMKTAEGVINAVIKGFVPFKKELIREVTEDDVDKLLKIPIRRISLYDINKNREEVREINNRLKEIAKLLKNLKGYAISVLDGIAAKLPAEEFKRKTEITGFTKVDVKEAVTRDTALRYDEETGYLGTSVTTGKEILRVSPYDRIFILRKSGVYTVMDVPDRVFVDTGMWYCGFAEKEELSKVLFTVIYRDSKTKYAYIKRARVEGYILNRDYLFAPDNTEVLFASTKPKFSFKLNYAPKPRVKKIEEEFKTDSFAEKGLKAQGVRLSVREALSAEELTEKKSLIKKAQEKKSEMIFPEKDGEESSSKKKTTVSKKKAETKKTVKKETSLKEKKEAVKKTKAEKEPKTVKAEKKSKARKSETAEGIQKTSKTGKNKTSDK, encoded by the coding sequence ATGGATTATATTGAAAGTCTTTTTAATAAGAATTTTTTGGAATATGCAAGTTATGTTATCCGCGACAGGGCCATCCCCGACCTTGAGGACGGCTTAAAGCCCGTTCAAAGGCGAATTTTACATTCTCTTTTTGAGATGGATGACGGGAAGTTTCACAAGGTGGCAAACGTTATCGGTCACTGTATGAAGTACCACCCCCACGGAGACGCTTCCATAGGAAATGCCCTCGTGGTTCTTGCTTCAAAAGAGCTTTTTATCGACACTCAAGGAAACTTCGGAAATATTTTTACAGGGGATGAGGCGTCCGCTCCCCGATACATAGAGTGCCGCGTAAACGAATTTGCAAAGACCATCTTTTATAATCCCCATATAACCGATTATACCGTTTCCTATGACGGAAGAAACAAGGAGCCCTTAGCTTTTAGGGCCAAGCTCCCCGTAGTGCTTGCTATTGGGGCCGAAGGTATTGCCGTAGGTATGTCCACAAAAATTTTGCCCCACAATATTCTCGAAATAATAGAAGCCGAAAAAGCTTTTTTAAGCGGAAAATCCTTTGCTCTTTTCCCGGACTTTCCCACGGGAGGCTTGATCGATGTTTCGGAATACGAGGACGGCTTGGGTAAGGTCTTAGTCAGGGCCAAGCTCGACACCTCCGACGAGAAGAGAATTGTAATACGGGAGCTTCCCTTCGGCAGCACTACCGAAAGCATGATTAACTCCATAGAGGCCGCTTCAAAGGCCGGAAAGGTTAAAATTTCGGAAATAAGCGACTACACGGGTGAAAAGGTCGAGATTGAGTTAAAGCTCCCCAGAGGAGTTTACTCGGCCGATGTGGTGGATGCCCTCTATGCCTTTACCGAATGCGAGCAGTCCATTCCCTGTAACCTCTTGGTCATAAAGGACAATCTTCCGGTTCAAATTACCGTAACCGATATAATAAAATATCACGCCAAGCAGCTGGTGCAAATTTTAAAGGATGAGCTTGAATACGAAAAAGCCATGCTGACCGACCGCCTCCACCTGCGAACCCTTGAGCGCATTTTTATAGAAGAGCGCATATACAAAAAGATTGAAACGATGAAGACGGCCGAAGGAGTCATCAATGCGGTTATCAAGGGCTTTGTTCCATTTAAAAAGGAATTAATCCGCGAGGTAACCGAAGATGATGTCGACAAATTGCTTAAAATTCCTATCCGCCGCATATCGCTTTACGATATAAACAAGAACCGTGAAGAGGTTAGGGAGATAAATAACCGCTTAAAGGAAATTGCCAAACTATTGAAGAACTTAAAAGGCTATGCTATTTCGGTTTTGGACGGAATTGCGGCCAAGCTTCCGGCAGAGGAGTTTAAACGCAAGACCGAGATTACCGGCTTTACAAAGGTTGACGTAAAAGAGGCCGTAACAAGGGACACCGCCCTCCGCTATGATGAAGAAACAGGCTATCTCGGCACCTCCGTTACCACAGGAAAAGAGATTTTGCGTGTCAGTCCCTACGACCGCATCTTTATTTTGAGAAAGAGCGGGGTTTATACAGTAATGGATGTACCCGACCGCGTCTTTGTCGATACGGGAATGTGGTACTGCGGTTTTGCCGAAAAAGAAGAACTTTCGAAGGTGCTCTTTACGGTAATTTACCGCGATTCCAAGACGAAGTACGCCTATATAAAGAGGGCGAGGGTAGAAGGCTACATCCTAAACAGAGACTATCTTTTTGCTCCCGACAACACTGAGGTGCTCTTTGCAAGTACAAAGCCTAAATTTTCTTTTAAGCTCAACTATGCGCCGAAACCGAGAGTCAAAAAAATCGAAGAAGAATTTAAGACCGACTCTTTCGCCGAGAAGGGCTTAAAGGCTCAGGGCGTGCGCCTTTCGGTACGAGAGGCTCTTTCTGCCGAAGAATTGACAGAAAAAAAATCCCTGATTAAAAAGGCCCAAGAGAAGAAGAGCGAAATGATTTTCCCTGAAAAAGACGGCGAAGAGTCTTCTTCCAAGAAAAAGACTACAGTCTCCAAGAAAAAAGCCGAAACAAAAAAGACCGTTAAAAAGGAAACTTCTCTAAAAGAGAAAAAAGAAGCCGTAAAGAAAACTAAGGCCGAAAAAGAACCTAAGACAGTCAAAGCCGAAAAGAAGTCTAAGGCCCGCAAATCGGAGACGGCAGAAGGCATCCAGAAGACTTCAAAAACAGGGAAGAATAAAACATCCGATAAATAA